Proteins encoded by one window of Lathyrus oleraceus cultivar Zhongwan6 chromosome 1, CAAS_Psat_ZW6_1.0, whole genome shotgun sequence:
- the LOC127115620 gene encoding protein MAIN-LIKE 2-like: protein MHIMYLPLLRHVDRIGSYSWGSACLAYLYSSLCKNSHKDTSTFSGCAVLLQAWGWSRLPSLAPVNNNPFTFPYAKKWSARGMSYSRCPRHCITQYRNLLDHLRPTNFIWRPYLNLDHDHEVNAEDTAVWTSCTPIIRFTTVEMHNTDRVKLQFGMVQNIPDPPASLGEWHMRKVNDQWNFNPWQTFARSECRKWKHCHDHVLTDAVMPNEVKLSRTYMAWYRSVGFQFIVDDMYLYDPRQTSYTQEGSTSNPQQDSQPGYSQPPIRQTFRSTNTQTYNQNMSFTQPQYQEHTPYHHQQMDHQPHTEHRFTPTASSYQSRLSQNTNRPSSYRSQEAQTSQNQNIPQPYLFQTPQQTFQPFLDASFTPMSPFNRPGRPSMSQLHPQLLWHGS, encoded by the exons atgcatattatgtacttacctctacttagacatgtagatagaataggtagttacagttggggatccgcttgtctagcctatctctatagttcgttgtgcaaaaactcccacaaagacacatctacattttctggatgtgctgttttgctacaagcatggggatggtcaagactaccgtctctagcaccggtcaataacaaccctttcacttttccatatgcaaaaaa atggtcggcacgtggtatgagttacagcagatgtccgagacattgtattactcagtatcgcaacctgttggatcaccttcgaccgacaaac ttcatttggcgtccataccttaatctggatcatgaccatgaggtcaacgctgaagacaCAGCCGTGTGGACAtcatgcacaccgataatacggttcacaactgtggagatgcacaacaccgatcgtgtgaagctgcagttcggtatggtccagaatatcccagatcccccagctagcctaggagaatggcatatgcgtaaagtgaacgaccaatggaacttcaacccttggcaaaccttcgcaagatcagagtgtcgcaagtggaagcactgtcatgaccatgtcttaactgacgcagtcatgccaaatgaggtaaaactaagtcgtacttatatggcttggtacagatcagttggatttcaattcatcgtcgatgatatgtacctctacgacccacgccagacaagttacacacaagaaggatcaacatctaacccccaacaagattctcagcccggttactcacaaccccctatccgtcaaactttccgttccacaaacacacaaacatacaaccaaaacatgtcattcacccaaccccaataccaagaacataccccataccaccaccaacaaatggaccatcaacctcaTACCGAACATCGCTTCACACCCACAGCATCAtcctaccaaagtcgccttagccaaaacactaaccgcccctcctcctaccgtagccaagaagcccaaacatcacaaaaccaaaacatcccacaaccctatctcttccaaacaccccaacaaactttccaacctttcctagacgcatcattcacacccatgtctcccttcaaccgtcccggtcgcccatccatgagtcaactacacccccaacttctctggcatgggtcatga